A single genomic interval of Bacteroidota bacterium harbors:
- the lgt gene encoding prolipoprotein diacylglyceryl transferase: MHPDLFTIPLPEFLQNLFNTATLTVHTYGVCIAMGILASFLYASHQAKKQLGISTETMSDLLLFLILASVVGGKIFFYFEDVKYYFGTPANMIKSFSGGFVFYGSLLFAIPTMIIFFKKKKMPVLPMLDIIAITATIVHAFGRCGCFNAGCCHGVPTDSWIGVTFSNPSCAANPKDVPLHPTQLYSIFMLLVIMGVLFLIKNRKKFDGQMFLIYMFLYAIGRSIIEIFRGDSARGFIIDNVLSHSQFISIFVLIGVGYFYFRLKKKGELFSAS, translated from the coding sequence ATGCATCCCGATCTTTTCACAATACCATTACCCGAATTTTTACAAAATCTTTTTAACACAGCAACACTTACGGTACATACTTACGGAGTTTGTATTGCAATGGGAATATTAGCTTCTTTTTTATACGCTTCCCATCAGGCAAAAAAGCAACTCGGTATTAGTACTGAAACTATGAGCGACTTACTTTTATTTTTGATTCTTGCATCTGTTGTAGGTGGAAAAATCTTCTTTTATTTTGAGGATGTAAAATATTATTTTGGCACTCCTGCAAATATGATAAAATCATTTTCGGGTGGTTTTGTATTTTATGGCTCCTTACTTTTTGCCATTCCGACAATGATAATTTTTTTCAAGAAAAAGAAAATGCCTGTTTTACCAATGCTTGATATTATTGCAATTACAGCAACAATTGTTCATGCTTTTGGACGATGTGGCTGCTTTAATGCCGGTTGTTGCCATGGTGTTCCTACTGATAGTTGGATTGGAGTAACTTTTTCAAATCCTTCTTGTGCTGCCAACCCTAAAGATGTCCCTTTACATCCTACTCAGCTATACTCTATTTTTATGCTTCTCGTAATTATGGGTGTTTTATTCCTTATAAAAAATAGAAAAAAGTTTGATGGACAAATGTTTCTAATTTATATGTTTTTGTATGCAATAGGAAGAAGCATCATAGAAATTTTCCGAGGTGATAGTGCAAGAGGTTTTATAATTGACAATGTTCTTTCCCACTCACAATTTATTTCTATTTTTGTACTTATTGGTGTTGGATATTTTTATTTTAGATTAAAAAAGAAAGGAGAGCTATTTAGTGCCTCTTAG